The genomic region GATAGatcatgaggatcctcttcaTTAGCTCAGGAGATGATCTAAatcctctatatatatatatatatatatatgtctctctttctctctctaatggTAACACGAAAACCAATGATTTTTCGTCTTGAAGAAAAATGACAAACTGTCAAATTAGGCAACCAAGCAAACATGTCCCTACCCCTCTTAATGTACAACTTTGCATGTTCCATGATAATCCTCTACCTCTACATATACAAGAAGACTTCTCAACTAGCTCTCTCACCAATCTTGTCTTCTCCGAGCCTCTGAACTATTCACCAAAATCCTCCTTCTCCTCAATTCAGTTCCTCCTTCGATTCGATCCCTCTTATCTTCtgtttcaaattttctatttttcggttttttttttttcttcatctttttgtAGTTTTATGTGCTTTAAACCAATTTGTTTTCTCTACTTTTTGTTGTATAGAGTTTGTTCGAGAATTCAACCCTGCACTTGAGGTCTAGAATTTGGTTCAACTTTAGCTTTTCGGTAATATCACTTGTATCAAAAAAGTTTCTTTGGGAATTTTGAGTTCTCTTCTCTATGGCTATGGTTACCTTAAAATCGACTAGCATGGCGAACATATCGCAAACTTTTCCATTCGAGAACAACGCCGCCAACCGTGATGCCTCCTTTTCGTCATACTTGAGCGGCAATGAGGAAGCCTTCGTGCGTAAACTTGCCGATCAGGTGAGCAAGGAGCAGCAGCAGCATAACAATAACAATCACTTGGGTACAAAGAAGGAAGCAGCTGACGACGAAGAAATTGGAGTTTTTGGAGCTGAAAAATACTTCAATGGAGTGATGGATGAGGAGACGAGCGTGACAAGCTCGAAAagcggcagcagcagcagcacgaAGAAATACCATCACAACAAGGATAAACCAGTGAGTATGGATCACATGAAGATAAGGGTTCAGCCGGGGACTCCGAGTGTTGAATCGAGCTTGAACAGCCAAAGCGCCTTGCTTCGAAGTGCGTCGAGAAATCCTTACCGGACAAACACAAGTGAGGGACACAGACAGAGGAAGAACTTCTTTGCCAGCCTTGGCTGCAATTGTTCGTGTTTGGATAAGAATTCGGTTGATGTGGATGAACACATCGGAGAAATCAGCTTCAAGAAGAACAACCATGGTGCAAACACAGGCTGCTCGATTACACCAATCGATCATAAACCTCCCGGCGTGGCGGACATTGTTGATGAAGTTATAGTTGATATGAACAAAAGCAAAAAGCTCGATAAGTTAGGAGTTGGGTCGGGAAGAGAGAACTGTTTTGCTTTCCCAACTTCAAAATACGGAGCGGGGAGTTTGCCGGCGAAGATGCTGCCTTTTCAGCAAGCAGAAGAGGAGGCGGAGAAAGTGAGGAAGTCTTTGGAAGTGTTTGGCTCCCCTGTGTTTGGGAAGCGAAACAAGTTTTTCGCCCTCGAAAAAAAGCTCACAATGCTGCCGTGGGATGAGTTTCCGGCGAATTCTGGCCATGTAATCTACAACAACGAGTCGGATAGTGATGCAAGTTCGGATCTTTTCGAGATTGAGAGCCTCACCGGCAGAGCAAACCCTTTTCTTGGGCGGCAAGCATCAGATGCCGGCTCTGTGACGCCAACGAATTGTTATGCGCCGAGTGAGGCGAGCATAGAGTGGAGTGTGGTCACTGCCAGCGTTGCTGACATCTCCATGATGTCCGATTTCGAAGATCACCAGAGACCAGCTAAAATGGCTCCAAATTCTACGAATGCCAAAGCAAGAATGAGCAAGGAAATTCCGAGGCACCGCGCCGGAGCGCTGTTGGGTTGTACGAGCCAGAAATCTGTGAAAGTTGCCGGAGATGCACACAGAAGTACATATCAACATGAGAAGAGCTATTTCGAACAGCACGTCACGCTCCGCCGGGCAGAATCATACGTGCCAGGGACAAGGTTTCAAGCGGAGACAACTAGTAAGCTTACAGGATTTGATGCCAGAGTCCAAGGGCAGCGTGCTCTTGCAGCACGGCCGCTCCCTCGTTCACATTCACCGCACGCTTCACATCTTTTGTTCATGTAGTAAAGTAAATCTATTTATTAATGCAGTATATATAATGTATGGATCATAATTTTCTCTGGAATTTCTACCATGTATGATTAAATATTTTTCTGTAGTAGTAGTGATTAATTCCAAAAGCTGCTTCTTTAAAAGTTTTAGAGTGCTGGCTATAACAATTACTGAATTTAACGGTTGATGTGTGCTAAAGAATTTAAGAAATTTAACAAGTGTATCTAAACCACTTAAAAGTTAAAAGGCAATGATTACTATACATTGAGGTAGAGTACCCTCATTataaaaatttcttcaatacaTTAATGTATGACATTCAATACTGAATTTAACGGCTAAATATACGCTGACTATCCAATTTCAATACGCAATAGCTCTTTTAACTTTGTATCTAACTAGTTTTCTTACTAGTTCGTTCCAACCTTTTCTGCAAGAAAAATGCAAGATTTGATGTGCGTTGCTGGCCTATTACAAACAAACTGGTCAGCAGACGGCAGTGCACAAGCACTTTTCTCCCGCCACGCGCCGGAAAACTGTTTTTCAAATGCTTCCTCTTCCTTGACATGTTTAGAAGGCTAcaaatttatcttcttttttttttcttatattctTGTGGATTCAAAACCTGAGGCTCCAAACACTCCACTTTCAATGCTTCACAAAAAGGCAGCTTAAACTGGAAGCTAACATGGTCGAGTTGTCAAATCTTTTGTCTATATTCCCCTCCAAGGACCACACCTgaagatatatatatagcagAAAGCCCTAGACAACGGTAAACTGTTAAACAGTTGCGAATCTTTCACACTTCTTTCATCCTTCACAGTTGCTTTGAATTTCAGTAGAAACAGAAATAGCAGAAACATTGCGTCCAGTTTTATGAACAGAAAGCTCCCCATCATCAGAAACACAAAATTCAATCAATCCCGGCCCACATCCAAAATTCAATCAAACCCCACACTGGGATGGATTTTCTTCCCACTTGTAACAAGTAATATCTGGGTATGAAGCACGCATCTGATCTTTGAAATGATTGTCCATATGAAGCAGACGTCCTGCATAGAGAATTTATATTGGTCTTAGAAGCAACATCAGATAATCAGGACAATACCTGGCTTAGGCCAGCCCATGGCTTGAGTCATTCCTTCATTATGGACGACGTGACATTATTTTTATTGGACTATTTCTCGTTCAATGACAATGTAACATCATTTCATTGTAAAAAAGTGATAATCACAACCTTGGTTCTCTTTATTCTCATCTAAAGCTCATGTCTAgaaaaattcattcaatttgaGAACGTTTAACCATTCATATATATCGACAAATTAAGAATTAATATAACAAGTAACATCCTCATAATTCATTGTCAATTTAAATCCCTCAATAATCACACATAACGTTCTTTACATTAGGTCCCTCATGGGGGCTAGAAAATTTCATAAGTTCggaaaaaaaagttcaaacaaGAGGGTGGCCAAAGGCCAGAAGGGTTGCCATGTGTTCCTGAATCCAACCTCCAAAGCCaataattcaatcaatttagtCTCCTCTTACTATTATTTTTCCACTCTATCCATCTATATACTATTTAATGTCGATCTTTCAATTTTAAAGGAAGGAATGTCTGCCAAAAAATGGCATAATCTCACCATGAAACATTCATACCCCCATTAAAAACCACAGAGCATAATTGGATAAGCATCAAAATCTGCCATAACTTGCTTATAAATACACTGGCCCATTTTTAGCCCTTCCATTTCAAATGCCAGGactaaatatttaattttggaTTATAGAAGGATAACAAGTCAACTGCAGAAAAGGAAATTCAACAATCATTTTTGGCAAAATCGAGCGtagtggcgttctaggattcatgtAGTCGACCCCACTTAATGAGATAAGGGTTTGTCGTTGTCGTTGTATTTCAATCCCAGAACTAAAATCCGAATGAACAATAATATGAGGGATTACTAACGACAGTTGGGTTTCTACTTTGTACCAGTAAAGCTCAATGGTTAtgttgtttgttgggaaagctTTTAGAAGCATTCCAATTATCTTTGACATGAGAACATTGAGAAGAGTAGAGTTGAGCGAGAGAAATTTGCACGTCAAGGCGTGTACACATTATACTATAACCTTGTGAGGTGAGAGGCAGGCACAATAAACCCCGTAACCTTGTAAGAAAAGTAAAGTTAAAACGAGAGAAATCTGCCTGTCACAGTATATAAAAATTTACGAGAAGATAGACGAGACACAAAAATGTATAAACTCCTGACATGCGAATTGTTTCCTAGAGACATGCACGTGAAGATGTAAATtcaaggaggaagaagtggTCGATGGCGGCCataagtgagagagagagagagagagagagagagagagagagagagagagagagagagagagagagagagagagaggacaacATTGAGGACCATGGTTGTGAACTAACTAGAAAAGCGTGGCAAAGTGAGCACCACACAAGAGAACCATGAATCTTACAAAAATCGAAAGAACCATCAATCTTAAACAAAAAACTATATCCGTTTATCCTTTACCATTCCTCAGGTGCCGGTTACTAGTACAGAAAAACGATGCATAGGATTTAGTGGTGTGCGTTCGAATTTCCATCCTAATAGAGTAATTTAGAATATCATATTGTCTCATAACCAAAACATAGTGAATGGATTTGAGGTCGGTCCTCGCTCCTCAGTCGACATTCTAAACTAACCCTTTCCAAATTATCAGCAAGAAAGGTATGGTAGAGTTTGATATAATGCAGAGAGCGATCAGTTCGGCACAACAGTGAGTTCTGGTTAACTTGTAACCGGTAAAACTATTTCCTATACGCATTGGCCTCGTTTGACAGCTCAGCTCGGACTATATTACTCTTTTAGTCGAAATAAATAATTACCGAATAGTACTGACTCAATTAGTTGGACGTTTAGTGCGATCGGACTGATAatcgtattatttatattgcCACTGTACAGAATGGGAACACTtcatacaaatattattttcttcaaactattattatttttgaaacttTGCTGAACaatgaaaaagataaaagaaaggagaaaaattGCTTCAAACCAAAATAATTTTAGTAACTTTGCACATAATAACCTATGTTAAatggaaaaaaggaaaaactgaaggaaaaaaaaaaacgaattaATCATACACCGATCAAATTTTGGGATAGGCATATCAGATAAGCATCTTTGATCTGGCATGATGAACCTTTCAATCCAACAAAACTCCACCTCTCAATTTCTCATACTACTCTTCCAAGATCCACATTAAAAGCTCCAAAAATGGTAAAACCAAAGAAAACCCATATCAAATTAGATGAAGATTCACTTTAATTAGAACCCAGAAAGGCAGAAAGCTCAAATACCTATGAATGAAGCAaactttttatccaaaaatcaGAGCTTTGAAGGAGTCTGCAGTTAAAAAGACCAAGTTCTTGGTGACGACGATGAAGAAAACCCAAAAGGCAGTGATAAGAATTTGTGAAATCAGTCGACAAGAGaaagaagtagaagaagaaggaatacTTTCAGTTGGAGAAGAAGATGGCCGCACAAGCAAATCACGAGGAAAATGGAAAGAACGATGAACTTCTGTTTTAGCATTTTTTGAGAACCCGACTAAATAATCCAGAGGTTTTTTAGCGGAGAAGTTATACGGCGTGAGCCATATAAAATGGGCGGGCCTTGATAAATTAACCATTTAATACGTAGTGGCACCAAACACCTAATTCGTATTAAGTAGTCCTATCCGATGTCTAGTACGGCATGCCAAACGAGGCCATGTCTTTATTAAACGGAGTTCGGATAATATGACACCACAAGAATGTTGATAATTCCAGCACGAACagaaatttgaaaacaatataGTGAAAATTAGACTACATGAGCAAGTAGACCCCCACAACGGTTTCTCCGTTCACATCCTCAATCCAAAAGCAAATGTAGTTCACAATGACAGAATCCGGTGGAGGAATGAAACCACCGGAGCTAATGTCGGAATTTATCTTAATACATGAATTCCTGATTCCACGACTAAGTTTTAAAACTCAtccaaaaaggaaaacaaaagagtAAGGCACAGCACCGTATATGTATATACACAATATTTAGGCAGTGTGGTTTcctaagaaagaaaaacaacaaatacCGGTACAATCAAATATAGATTCGTGTTTCCTTGTGTAAGAATCAGTTCTCCTTCTCTACTTTCTTAGGCAGCACTTCAAAGCCCCCACCTGCTCTCTTCTCTAATGAGTAAGGCATGTACGTACCAAGTATTCTATCCCACATAACAAAGAATGGCTGGGAGAAGTTGTACTTGGTTCCATAGAGCTGGTGGTGGATGTCGTGGTAAGCACTATTATTTCTGAACAATGCATGGAAAAGGTTCCCCGGAAGCCACAATCCACAATGATCGTCTACTGTTTTGATGGTAGcaaaggagaagaagaatatggaggTTCTAGGAGACATACCAGAGAGGAGAAAAGATAAGGCCCCACCAATTGTATCAAGGAGAAGTCCCTCCACAGGATGATTGTACAGAGCTCCAAATGCATAGGGTACAACAAGTCGGTGATGTTGGGAATGGATATGTTTGTATAAGAACTTGTTGTGGTGCATATATCTATGCATAAAGTATTGCCAGGTATCCAAAACCACCATTGCGGTAACAAACTGTCTTGCTAGATCAATGAAAGAAGACTTTGTACCTTCATCCCCACCATCATTTCCTGTCACCTGTCAATTAAAAAGAAGTCATAAGCTACGTGAGTTAAAATCAGCAAACAAATATGAGTATACCGCAGATGATGCATCAGGTCTGAAGCAGGGGTCAGGAAATGGAAAATAACTGATGGCAGGGTGCTACCAATAAAAACACTCTTTTTgcgaaaaaaaacaaaactaccACGGCATTATCCCCACATAAATGAGGAAGAGCTATAGTAATGACTGTCTTTCATGTATCAATTGGGAAAGGGAACCCTAACAAGGACTTGTGAACAAAGCTACATGCACAATGCATAGTGAAGATTCTGGTTTTACTCCCTAAAAATGGTTATCATATGGGAAGCAATGAACCTGGGATGGTAACAATTATCAAACTGTTTAGTGTAATTCATAGATCAACAATAAAGGAAATCCAGTAAGGTGGACGAGAGACCTAATGTTCGCCACCTAATGATATTCAATCATTAACTATCCTCTTTTAAAAGTTTGTACTACTTTATGACATACATTGAAATGGGGCACCTAATTAGTTAAGTGAA from Pyrus communis chromosome 4, drPyrComm1.1, whole genome shotgun sequence harbors:
- the LOC137732480 gene encoding protein PHYTOCHROME KINASE SUBSTRATE 1-like, which codes for MAMVTLKSTSMANISQTFPFENNAANRDASFSSYLSGNEEAFVRKLADQVSKEQQQHNNNNHLGTKKEAADDEEIGVFGAEKYFNGVMDEETSVTSSKSGSSSSTKKYHHNKDKPVSMDHMKIRVQPGTPSVESSLNSQSALLRSASRNPYRTNTSEGHRQRKNFFASLGCNCSCLDKNSVDVDEHIGEISFKKNNHGANTGCSITPIDHKPPGVADIVDEVIVDMNKSKKLDKLGVGSGRENCFAFPTSKYGAGSLPAKMLPFQQAEEEAEKVRKSLEVFGSPVFGKRNKFFALEKKLTMLPWDEFPANSGHVIYNNESDSDASSDLFEIESLTGRANPFLGRQASDAGSVTPTNCYAPSEASIEWSVVTASVADISMMSDFEDHQRPAKMAPNSTNAKARMSKEIPRHRAGALLGCTSQKSVKVAGDAHRSTYQHEKSYFEQHVTLRRAESYVPGTRFQAETTSKLTGFDARVQGQRALAARPLPRSHSPHASHLLFM
- the LOC137730949 gene encoding sphinganine C4-monooxygenase 1-like → MGIEVSDELLGTFVPVLIYWAYSGIYVLLDSFEKYRLHTKKDEDEKNSVSKRTVVKGVLLQQTVQAIVAIILFTVTGNDGGDEGTKSSFIDLARQFVTAMVVLDTWQYFMHRYMHHNKFLYKHIHSQHHRLVVPYAFGALYNHPVEGLLLDTIGGALSFLLSGMSPRTSIFFFSFATIKTVDDHCGLWLPGNLFHALFRNNSAYHDIHHQLYGTKYNFSQPFFVMWDRILGTYMPYSLEKRAGGGFEVLPKKVEKEN